A single region of the Brachypodium distachyon strain Bd21 chromosome 3, Brachypodium_distachyon_v3.0, whole genome shotgun sequence genome encodes:
- the LOC100834940 gene encoding temperature-induced lipocalin-1, translating into MDGATMKVVRNLDLERYMGRWYEIACFPSRFQPKGGANTRATYTLCPDGTVKVLNETWTDGRRGHIEGTAYRADPAADEAKLKVKFYVPPFLPVFPVVGDYWVLHVDEGYQYALVGQPSRNYLWILCRQAQMDEGVYNELVERAKEEGYDVSKLRRTAHPDPPPESQETPRDGGLWWIKSLFGK; encoded by the exons ATGGACGGCGCGACGATGAAGGTGGTGCGGAACCTCGACCTGGAGCGGTACATGGGCCGGTGGTACGAGATCGCGTGCTTCCCGTCCAGGTTCCAGCCCAAGGGCGGCGCCAACACGCGCGCCACCTACACGCTCTGCCCCGACGGCACCGTCAAGGTGCTCAACGAGACGTGGACcgacggccgccgcggccacatCGAGGGCACCGCCTaccgcgccgaccccgccgccgacgaggccaAGCTCAAGGTCAAGTTCTACGTGCCCCCTTTCCTCCCCGTCTTCCCCGTCGTCGGCGACTACTGGGTGCTCCACGTCGACGAAGGCTACCAGTACGCGCTCGTCGGCCAGCCCTCCAGGAACTACCTATGG ATCTTGTGCAGGCAAGCGCAGATGGACGAGGGCGTGTACAACGAGCTGGTGGAGAGGGCGAAGGAGGAAGGGTACGACGTCAGCAAGCTTCGCAGGACGGCGCACCCGGACCCGCCGCCGGAGAGCCAGGAGACCCCCCGGGACGGTGGGCTGTGGTGGATCAAATCTCTGTTTGGCAAGTAG